One Algibacter sp. L3A6 genomic region harbors:
- a CDS encoding DUF1761 domain-containing protein has product MDFFNPIALLLAAISALVVGFVWYNPKVFGTIWMKETGLTEESMKGANMAKIFVLAFIFAFLLAMTMMQMSIHQTGALSLVGGDPSKALPSYAAFMVDYGNHFRTYKHGALHGVLAGVFVALPILGTNALFERKSAKYIFINAGYWIVTLGVMGAIICGWK; this is encoded by the coding sequence ATGGATTTTTTTAACCCTATTGCGCTTTTATTAGCGGCTATTTCTGCTTTGGTTGTTGGTTTTGTTTGGTATAACCCAAAAGTATTTGGAACTATTTGGATGAAAGAAACTGGTTTAACCGAAGAAAGTATGAAAGGTGCAAACATGGCTAAAATTTTTGTTTTGGCTTTTATTTTTGCCTTTTTATTAGCGATGACTATGATGCAAATGAGTATCCATCAAACCGGAGCTTTGAGTTTGGTTGGTGGTGATCCTTCAAAAGCTTTACCATCTTACGCTGCTTTTATGGTCGATTATGGTAATCATTTTAGAACTTATAAACACGGGGCTTTACACGGTGTTTTAGCGGGTGTATTTGTCGCTTTACCTATTTTAGGTACCAATGCGTTGTTTGAACGTAAAAGTGCTAAATACATCTTTATAAATGCCGGATATTGGATTGTAACTTTAGGTGTTATGGGTGCTATTATTTGTGGTTGGAAATAG
- a CDS encoding GNAT family N-acetyltransferase, producing the protein MIHYKIYNACNELPENWDVLVKHDIFLQTAYLQALENAAPNNLELFYIGVFKNDVLVGAAVTQRVQLYLHDMFRKTDTSCFKNYVRDLISKILKGNILVIGNLTHTGQHGLFFKRNEISQEAFFKMTQTALYDIKSIIKTKQNKTIRMFVLKDYFENDPIHKEKDSLDTAKLHQVVMQPNMMFSIKKDWLTIEDYTAALQKKYRDRYKRARKKLKGIKAIELSTEDVKNNNETLHQLYLNVSNNAKFNTFILPENHFYSLKLQLKENFKVFGYYLEDKLVGFYTLIQNKKTLETYFLGYDSEHQYSNQLYLNMLYDMLKFGIENQFKTIVYARTAMEIKSSVGAEAKPMLVYLKHTNAIMNALLKQIFKLMNPSQDWEERHPFKTS; encoded by the coding sequence TTGATACACTATAAAATTTATAACGCATGTAACGAACTTCCAGAAAACTGGGACGTTCTTGTAAAACACGATATTTTCTTGCAAACAGCCTATTTGCAGGCTTTAGAAAATGCAGCGCCAAATAATTTGGAGTTGTTTTATATTGGTGTGTTTAAAAACGATGTTTTGGTTGGTGCGGCTGTTACACAACGTGTACAATTGTATCTGCATGATATGTTTAGAAAAACCGATACGTCGTGTTTTAAAAACTATGTGCGCGATTTAATTTCTAAAATTTTAAAAGGAAATATTCTTGTTATCGGGAATTTAACGCACACAGGGCAACATGGTTTGTTTTTTAAAAGAAACGAGATCTCTCAGGAAGCTTTTTTTAAAATGACACAAACAGCCTTATATGATATAAAGTCTATAATAAAAACCAAACAGAATAAAACCATTAGAATGTTTGTGTTGAAGGATTATTTTGAAAATGATCCAATTCATAAAGAGAAAGACAGTTTAGATACTGCTAAACTACATCAGGTGGTTATGCAGCCTAATATGATGTTTTCTATAAAAAAAGATTGGCTTACTATTGAAGATTATACAGCAGCGTTACAGAAAAAATATAGAGACCGGTACAAGCGGGCTAGAAAGAAATTAAAAGGCATAAAGGCGATAGAATTATCTACAGAGGATGTTAAGAATAATAATGAAACCTTACATCAATTATATTTAAATGTTTCTAATAATGCCAAGTTTAATACCTTCATTTTACCCGAAAATCATTTTTATAGTTTGAAACTTCAACTAAAAGAGAATTTTAAAGTCTTTGGTTATTATTTAGAAGATAAATTGGTCGGTTTTTACACTTTAATTCAGAATAAAAAAACGTTAGAAACTTATTTTCTTGGGTATGATAGTGAACATCAATACTCCAATCAATTGTATTTAAACATGCTTTACGATATGCTTAAATTTGGTATAGAAAACCAATTTAAAACCATTGTTTATGCACGTACTGCAATGGAAATTAAAAGTTCGGTAGGGGCAGAGGCTAAACCAATGTTGGTATATTTAAAGCATACTAATGCCATAATGAATGCCTTATTAAAGCAAATATTTAAATTGATGAATCCGTCGCAAGATTGGGAAGAACGCCATCCTTTTAAAACCTCTTAA
- a CDS encoding SPFH domain-containing protein — MDFVFIPLIVFGLFILISSFFTVKQQTAAIVERFGRFQGIRQSGLNWKVPLVDRIAGRLSLKIQQLDVIVETKTKDDVFVRLKVSVQYKVIKEKVEDAFYKLDYPHDQITSYVFDVVRAEVPKMILDDVFLRKDDIAIAVKSELNDAMQNYGYDIIKTLVTDIDPDAQVKEAMNRINAADREKTAAQYEGDAARILIVERAKAEAESKRLQGQGIADQRREIARGLEESVEVLNKVGINSQEASALIVVTQHYDTLQAIGSETNSNLILLPNSPQAGSNMLNDMVASFAASNQIGEAMKNNKPKEIKK, encoded by the coding sequence ATGGATTTCGTTTTCATTCCCCTTATTGTATTTGGGCTATTTATTTTAATTTCTTCATTCTTTACGGTAAAACAACAAACCGCTGCTATTGTAGAACGCTTTGGACGCTTCCAAGGTATACGCCAATCTGGTTTAAATTGGAAAGTTCCATTAGTAGACCGAATTGCAGGCCGTTTAAGTTTAAAAATTCAGCAATTAGATGTTATTGTAGAAACTAAAACTAAAGATGATGTATTTGTGCGTCTAAAAGTTTCTGTGCAGTATAAAGTAATTAAAGAAAAAGTGGAAGATGCTTTTTACAAACTAGATTATCCGCACGATCAAATTACAAGTTATGTATTTGATGTGGTACGTGCTGAAGTTCCAAAAATGATTTTGGATGATGTATTTTTAAGAAAAGATGATATCGCGATTGCTGTAAAATCAGAATTAAACGATGCCATGCAAAACTATGGTTACGATATTATAAAAACTTTAGTAACAGATATTGATCCAGATGCGCAAGTAAAAGAAGCCATGAACCGTATTAATGCTGCCGATAGAGAAAAAACAGCTGCTCAATATGAAGGTGATGCTGCACGTATTTTAATTGTAGAACGTGCTAAAGCTGAAGCTGAAAGTAAACGTTTACAAGGACAAGGTATTGCAGATCAACGTCGTGAAATTGCTCGTGGTTTAGAGGAATCGGTTGAAGTTTTAAACAAAGTTGGTATTAATAGCCAAGAAGCATCGGCATTAATAGTGGTAACACAGCATTACGATACTTTACAAGCCATTGGTAGCGAAACCAATAGTAACCTAATTTTACTACCAAATTCGCCACAAGCAGGAAGTAATATGCTAAACGATATGGTAGCTAGTTTTGCAGCGAGTAACCAAATTGGTGAAGCCATGAAAAACAATAAGCCAAAAGAAATTAAAAAATAA
- a CDS encoding glycoside hydrolase family protein produces MKRRTFIETSIKGSLALSSVGLLSCMNENKPPEAFIDRVLPAPIGGGFRDDNYWIWGSSVIKGEDGKYHMFASRWSKDVGFGNWVTNSEVVRAVADTPVGPYEFQEVVLPVRGPEFFDGMCTHNPRIVKYKDKYLLYHFGTTYDFDQPTKDNPKPDGYDWNKAWLNKRVGLAISDSIFGPWERVDKPVIEPRPGHWDATITSNPSPAVDPKTGKILLMYKSSVTPKPPLLLGVAMADSPKGEYKRLSEEPVFRFETPGNSHVDVEDPYIWWAGDRYEGVMKDRSGEICGEEGGGIHIWSKDGVEWNLFENVKAYSRDVLWDDGSTSHQNHFERPFVLVEDGKPTHLFAAVGNGPEAWKFENTWNMVIPLKH; encoded by the coding sequence ATGAAAAGAAGAACATTTATTGAAACCTCTATCAAAGGATCTCTAGCATTATCATCGGTTGGTTTATTATCTTGTATGAACGAGAATAAACCGCCGGAAGCATTTATAGATCGTGTTTTACCTGCACCAATTGGTGGTGGTTTTCGTGATGATAATTATTGGATTTGGGGATCGTCTGTTATAAAAGGAGAAGATGGTAAATACCATATGTTTGCTTCAAGATGGTCTAAAGATGTTGGTTTTGGTAATTGGGTTACAAATTCTGAAGTGGTTCGTGCTGTGGCCGATACGCCAGTTGGGCCTTACGAGTTTCAAGAAGTGGTGCTCCCTGTTCGTGGACCAGAATTTTTCGATGGTATGTGTACGCACAACCCAAGAATTGTAAAGTATAAAGACAAGTATTTATTATATCATTTTGGTACGACTTATGATTTTGATCAACCCACAAAAGACAATCCAAAACCAGATGGTTATGATTGGAATAAAGCTTGGTTAAACAAACGTGTTGGTTTGGCAATTAGTGATTCTATTTTTGGTCCTTGGGAACGTGTTGATAAACCTGTTATCGAACCTAGACCAGGACATTGGGATGCTACAATTACATCAAATCCGTCGCCAGCAGTAGATCCAAAAACTGGTAAAATTTTATTAATGTATAAATCTTCTGTAACTCCAAAGCCACCATTGTTGTTAGGTGTTGCTATGGCAGATAGCCCAAAAGGGGAGTACAAACGCTTAAGTGAAGAACCTGTTTTTAGGTTTGAAACTCCTGGTAATAGTCATGTAGATGTTGAAGATCCATACATTTGGTGGGCAGGTGATAGGTACGAAGGTGTTATGAAAGATCGCTCAGGTGAAATTTGCGGAGAAGAAGGTGGAGGCATCCATATTTGGTCTAAAGATGGTGTAGAATGGAACTTATTCGAAAATGTAAAAGCATACAGTCGTGATGTATTATGGGATGATGGATCTACATCGCATCAAAATCATTTTGAACGTCCTTTTGTTTTAGTTGAAGATGGAAAACCTACGCATTTATTTGCTGCGGTTGGTAATGGACCTGAAGCTTGGAAGTTTGAAAATACTTGGAATATGGTGATTCCTTTAAAGCATTAA
- the gltX gene encoding glutamate--tRNA ligase, whose protein sequence is MTKNVRVRFAPSPTGPLHIGGVRTALFNYLFAKKHNGTFILRIEDTDQNRYVEGAEQYIIDALNWCGMPFDEGPGTNEKFGPYHQSERKPLYKAYAEELITSGNAYYAFDTAETLDAERKQCEANKETFIYNWHNRLKLSNSLSLSTEETQAKLDAGEDYVIRFKSPQDETLHLKDIIRGDIKIDTNVLDDKVLFKSDGMPTYHLANIVDDHLMEISHVIRGEEWLPSLALHYQLYQAFGWDAPEFAHLPLILKPTGKGKLSKRDGDKLGFPVFPLLWEDPKTKEVSRGYKEDGYFADAMVNFLAFLGWNPGTEQEIFALEELIAAFDLKKVNKSGARFDPDKIKWFNHHYMQEQNNEELADIFKNSRPELADIDTSYIAMAINLIKERATFVSDFWDLSHFFFVTPATYDEKASKKALKEGTEDIMKQLIAILNANTDFSVETLTTEIKGWITSNEISFGKVMMPLRLALVGALQGPDVFDIIYMIGKDETVKRIEKLIATI, encoded by the coding sequence ATGACCAAAAATGTTCGCGTGCGTTTTGCACCAAGCCCAACAGGACCACTACATATTGGCGGTGTTCGTACTGCTTTATTCAATTATTTATTTGCAAAAAAACACAACGGAACTTTTATTTTAAGAATAGAAGATACCGACCAAAACCGTTATGTAGAAGGTGCAGAACAGTATATTATTGATGCATTAAATTGGTGCGGAATGCCTTTTGATGAAGGTCCAGGAACTAACGAGAAATTTGGACCATACCACCAAAGCGAACGTAAACCTCTTTATAAAGCTTACGCTGAAGAATTAATTACTTCAGGAAATGCTTACTACGCTTTTGATACTGCCGAAACATTAGATGCCGAAAGAAAACAATGCGAAGCCAATAAGGAAACCTTTATTTATAACTGGCATAATCGCTTAAAATTAAGCAATTCTTTATCGCTTAGCACGGAAGAAACTCAGGCTAAATTAGATGCTGGAGAGGATTATGTAATCCGTTTTAAAAGTCCGCAAGATGAAACACTTCATCTAAAAGATATTATCCGTGGCGATATAAAAATTGATACCAACGTTTTAGATGATAAGGTTTTATTTAAAAGTGACGGTATGCCTACCTACCATTTAGCGAATATTGTAGACGACCATTTAATGGAAATCTCGCATGTAATTCGTGGTGAAGAGTGGTTACCATCTTTGGCATTACACTACCAATTGTACCAAGCTTTTGGATGGGATGCACCAGAATTTGCACACCTTCCACTTATTTTAAAACCAACAGGTAAAGGAAAATTAAGCAAGCGTGATGGTGATAAATTAGGTTTCCCTGTTTTTCCATTATTATGGGAAGATCCAAAAACTAAAGAAGTTTCTAGAGGTTATAAAGAAGATGGATATTTTGCCGATGCTATGGTAAATTTCCTTGCTTTTTTAGGTTGGAATCCAGGAACGGAACAAGAGATTTTTGCACTAGAAGAATTGATTGCTGCTTTCGATTTGAAGAAAGTAAACAAATCTGGTGCACGTTTTGATCCAGACAAAATTAAATGGTTTAACCACCATTATATGCAAGAACAAAACAACGAAGAGTTAGCAGATATATTCAAAAATTCAAGACCAGAATTGGCAGATATCGACACAAGCTACATTGCAATGGCCATAAATTTAATTAAAGAGCGTGCAACTTTTGTGAGCGATTTCTGGGATTTAAGCCACTTCTTTTTTGTTACACCAGCAACTTACGATGAAAAAGCATCTAAAAAAGCTTTAAAAGAAGGTACAGAAGACATTATGAAGCAACTTATAGCTATTTTAAACGCGAATACCGATTTTTCGGTAGAAACGCTTACTACGGAAATAAAAGGCTGGATAACAAGCAACGAAATAAGTTTTGGAAAAGTAATGATGCCATTACGTTTAGCTCTTGTTGGTGCTTTACAAGGTCCTGATGTTTTCGATATTATTTACATGATTGGAAAAGATGAAACGGTTAAGCGTATTGAAAAGCTAATTGCTACAATATAA
- a CDS encoding DUF4175 family protein, whose product MDNFKNIQHKLEAFIKRFYTNELLKGAILFFAIGLLYFLFTVFIEYVLWLNTTARSVLFWLFIAVELALLAKFIVMPLAKLFKLQKGINYKEASKLIGEHFPEVSDKLLNVLQLNESDSKSELLLASINQKSLELNPIPFKLAINFKKNLGYLKYAAIPVLILLLTFFTGNFNWFSDSYTRVVNYKTAYEPPAPFQFFVVNENLNAIENKDFKLIVKTAGDVMPESAQVIYNNETYFLQQKGIGEFEYIFPQPKTEINFQLSANKVTSKPYTINVVEVPSLLDFEMVLDFPSHTRKKTETLKSTGNAMVPEGTEIIWKLKTKSTTSVNLFSKDTISFQKSAPGIFGVKRKIFKNFSYTLSTSNADLTNYENLAFNINVVKDEFPELKLKVETDSVDLQSLYFYGQVSDDYGFSKLQLVYYPSEDEKNKQIENIPISNSNISEFISAFPNNLKIEEGIPYNLYFQVFDNDLVNKFKSVKSKVFSYRKRTKAEEEQKLLQEQKENIQDLNKSLENFEKQDKELREVTKTQKEKSNLNFNDKKKLESFFKRQKEQDEMMKNFNKKLKDNLDEFQKDNPKEDEFKEDLKKRLEENEEKLKEDEKLLEQLKHLQEKIRKDDLVQKLDELAKQNKNKKKSLQQLLELTKRFYVEKKLEKLKEDLMKLALDQEKLANKTDEENTKEKQDALNKEFEKFKEDIKNLEEESKGLKKPIDIPRDKLDEKEVENEQQKASEALDKKEQEQAGQKPNSEPKEDKDQNSKDAKDSQKKAAKKMKQMSEQMGAAISGMQGDQMQEDVEMLRQVLDNLVLFSFDQEALMNNFKSIEVNNNKFASYLKKQNNLKENFEHVDDSLFALSLRQPKISETVNKEITEVYYNIDRALDLLAENRLYQGVSNQQFAITAANNLANILSDVLDNMQESMSMSMGKGQGGDMQLPDIIMSQEQLNKMMQEGVKKGENGKPKSGEGKKEGEGEKDGEGKKEGEDGKDGSGGDQEGKGENGNEPGEGQDGFSEDLNGELFKIYQQQQELRQALEEQLNKEGKFGKGGNGDKLVKQMEDIELELLNKGFNNRTLQKMMQLKHQLLKLEKASFQQGEDNKRESESNTNEFNNSSNNQIPTAKQYFNTTEILNRQSLPLQQIYKQKVQEYFKQSND is encoded by the coding sequence ATGGATAATTTTAAAAATATACAGCACAAATTAGAGGCATTTATTAAGCGATTTTATACTAATGAATTGCTTAAAGGCGCCATTTTGTTTTTTGCTATAGGTTTGCTGTATTTTCTATTTACAGTTTTTATTGAGTATGTGTTATGGTTAAATACCACGGCGCGTAGTGTATTATTTTGGTTATTTATTGCTGTAGAACTGGCCTTACTTGCTAAGTTTATTGTGATGCCGTTGGCTAAATTATTTAAACTTCAAAAAGGGATTAACTATAAGGAAGCATCAAAATTAATTGGTGAACATTTTCCCGAGGTTAGCGATAAGTTATTGAATGTATTACAGCTTAATGAAAGTGATTCTAAATCGGAATTATTACTAGCTAGTATAAATCAGAAATCTTTAGAGTTAAATCCAATCCCGTTTAAACTAGCTATAAATTTTAAAAAGAATCTTGGGTATTTAAAGTACGCGGCTATTCCAGTTTTAATTTTATTACTTACTTTTTTTACAGGAAATTTTAATTGGTTTAGCGATAGTTATACACGTGTTGTAAATTATAAAACAGCTTACGAGCCACCTGCGCCGTTTCAGTTTTTTGTGGTGAACGAAAATTTAAATGCCATAGAAAATAAAGATTTTAAACTCATTGTAAAAACGGCTGGCGATGTTATGCCAGAAAGTGCTCAAGTTATTTATAATAACGAAACGTATTTTTTACAACAAAAAGGAATAGGGGAGTTTGAGTATATTTTTCCGCAACCAAAAACAGAAATTAATTTTCAGTTATCTGCAAATAAGGTAACATCAAAACCGTATACTATAAATGTTGTTGAGGTGCCTTCTCTTTTAGATTTTGAAATGGTTCTAGATTTTCCGAGCCATACCAGGAAAAAAACTGAAACTTTAAAAAGTACTGGTAATGCCATGGTGCCTGAGGGAACGGAAATTATTTGGAAGTTAAAAACAAAATCAACTACTTCTGTTAATTTATTTTCTAAAGACACTATAAGTTTCCAAAAATCCGCTCCTGGCATATTTGGCGTAAAACGAAAAATTTTTAAAAATTTCTCATATACACTAAGCACGAGCAACGCCGATTTAACAAATTATGAGAACCTAGCCTTTAATATAAATGTTGTTAAAGATGAATTTCCAGAATTAAAACTAAAAGTTGAAACAGATTCTGTCGATTTGCAAAGTTTATATTTTTATGGACAAGTAAGCGACGATTATGGTTTTAGTAAATTACAGTTGGTTTATTATCCATCGGAAGATGAAAAAAATAAACAGATAGAAAATATTCCTATTTCAAATTCTAATATTTCGGAATTTATAAGTGCTTTTCCTAATAATTTAAAGATTGAAGAGGGGATTCCTTATAATTTATATTTTCAAGTATTTGATAATGATTTAGTTAATAAGTTTAAAAGTGTAAAAAGTAAGGTTTTTTCTTATAGAAAACGAACAAAAGCCGAAGAGGAGCAAAAACTATTGCAAGAGCAGAAAGAAAATATTCAGGATTTAAATAAATCTCTAGAAAATTTTGAAAAGCAAGATAAGGAATTGCGTGAGGTTACTAAAACTCAAAAGGAAAAGTCTAACTTAAATTTTAATGATAAGAAGAAATTAGAATCATTTTTTAAACGCCAGAAGGAACAGGACGAAATGATGAAAAATTTCAATAAGAAGTTAAAAGATAATTTAGATGAATTTCAAAAGGATAATCCAAAGGAAGACGAATTTAAAGAAGATTTAAAAAAGCGTTTGGAGGAGAATGAAGAGAAGTTAAAAGAAGATGAAAAGTTGCTTGAGCAATTAAAGCATCTTCAAGAAAAAATTAGAAAAGACGACTTAGTTCAAAAGTTGGATGAGCTTGCTAAGCAGAATAAAAATAAAAAGAAAAGTTTACAGCAGTTACTAGAATTAACGAAGCGATTTTATGTTGAAAAGAAACTAGAAAAACTAAAAGAAGATTTAATGAAGCTGGCTTTAGATCAAGAAAAGTTAGCTAATAAAACAGATGAAGAAAACACGAAAGAAAAGCAGGATGCATTAAATAAAGAATTCGAAAAGTTTAAAGAAGATATTAAAAACTTAGAAGAGGAGAGTAAAGGATTAAAAAAGCCTATTGATATTCCAAGAGATAAATTGGATGAGAAGGAAGTTGAGAATGAGCAACAAAAAGCATCGGAAGCTTTAGATAAAAAAGAACAGGAACAGGCTGGTCAAAAACCAAATAGCGAACCAAAGGAAGATAAAGATCAAAACTCAAAAGACGCTAAGGATAGTCAGAAGAAAGCAGCCAAAAAAATGAAGCAGATGAGTGAGCAAATGGGTGCCGCTATTAGTGGAATGCAAGGCGATCAAATGCAAGAAGATGTAGAAATGCTTCGTCAAGTTTTGGATAACTTGGTTTTGTTTTCTTTCGATCAAGAAGCCTTAATGAATAACTTTAAATCTATAGAGGTTAACAATAACAAGTTTGCTTCATACTTAAAAAAACAAAATAATTTAAAGGAGAATTTTGAGCACGTTGATGATAGTCTGTTTGCTCTATCGTTGCGTCAACCTAAAATATCTGAGACTGTAAATAAGGAAATTACTGAGGTGTATTATAATATAGATCGCGCTTTAGATTTACTAGCTGAAAACAGATTGTATCAAGGAGTATCTAATCAGCAATTTGCTATAACCGCTGCTAATAATTTAGCAAATATTTTAAGTGATGTTTTAGATAATATGCAAGAGAGCATGAGTATGTCTATGGGCAAAGGTCAAGGTGGCGATATGCAATTACCCGATATTATTATGAGCCAAGAGCAGTTGAATAAGATGATGCAGGAAGGTGTGAAAAAAGGCGAAAATGGAAAACCAAAAAGTGGTGAGGGTAAAAAAGAAGGTGAAGGTGAAAAGGATGGAGAAGGGAAGAAGGAAGGTGAGGATGGTAAAGATGGCTCTGGTGGTGATCAAGAAGGAAAAGGTGAAAACGGGAATGAACCGGGAGAAGGTCAAGACGGATTTAGTGAAGATCTAAATGGTGAGCTTTTTAAAATTTACCAGCAGCAACAAGAATTACGTCAAGCTTTAGAAGAGCAACTAAATAAGGAAGGTAAGTTTGGTAAAGGTGGTAATGGAGATAAGTTAGTTAAGCAAATGGAAGATATAGAATTGGAGTTGTTAAATAAAGGTTTTAATAATAGAACGCTTCAAAAAATGATGCAGTTAAAGCATCAGTTACTTAAATTGGAAAAGGCAAGTTTTCAGCAAGGTGAAGATAATAAGCGGGAATCTGAATCGAATACTAATGAGTTTAACAACAGTTCTAATAACCAAATACCTACAGCAAAACAATATTTTAATACTACTGAAATATTGAATAGACAAAGCTTACCTTTGCAGCAAATTTACAAACAGAAGGTTCAAGAATATTTTAAGCAAAGCAATGATTAA
- the ybeY gene encoding rRNA maturation RNase YbeY: MINFNYEIDFNLKEEEIVSKWIIDAISNEGFKLEEINYVFCDDEYLHKLNVEFLDHDTLTDVISFDYSVGKIVQGDIFISVERVIDNAKDFQVEFDSELKRVMVHGVLHYCGYKDKTESDASLMREKEEYYLNRIK, translated from the coding sequence ATGATTAATTTTAATTACGAAATAGATTTTAATTTAAAGGAAGAAGAGATAGTTTCTAAATGGATAATAGATGCAATTTCTAATGAAGGTTTTAAATTAGAAGAAATAAACTATGTGTTTTGTGACGATGAATATCTGCATAAATTGAATGTGGAATTTTTGGATCACGATACTTTAACAGATGTTATTAGCTTTGATTATTCGGTTGGAAAAATTGTTCAAGGCGATATATTTATTTCTGTAGAACGGGTAATTGATAATGCAAAGGATTTTCAAGTGGAGTTTGATAGCGAGTTAAAACGCGTTATGGTTCACGGTGTTTTGCATTACTGTGGGTATAAAGATAAAACGGAATCGGACGCTAGTTTGATGCGAGAAAAAGAAGAGTATTATTTAAACCGAATTAAGTAG